A stretch of Vannielia litorea DNA encodes these proteins:
- a CDS encoding SLC13 family permease, giving the protein MTSEQITLFALFGAVFGLLLWGRFRYDLVAFAALMAGVVLGVVPSERAFEGFGHPATLVVALVLVVSAGLVNSGAVLLITRTLVSSSRRLGGHIALMGGVGGVLSAFMNNVAALALLMPVDIQTARKAGRSPGLSLMPLSFATILGGMATLIGTPPNIIIAAIRGDALGEPFRMFDFAPVGGLTALVGLAFVALGGWRLIPSTGDGAGAVSASEMKNYIAELTVPEGAKFVGRRVRDVEELAAKADVGVLGLVRGGKRLYGAQRLTRIEPEDALVLEAVPDALDEFRASHALVFSDEKRRELLADAGAGLGLIEVVVPEDARIAGRSAHGIGLSWRQRTILMGISRQGKRITSQVRKEIVKPGDILLLLAPNDRVVEVTDWIGALPLADRGLAVTQDSKTWLAIGLFAAAVAAASLGLIYLPVALGIVVVGYVLTRILTLTELYDHIEWPVVVLLGSMIPLGAALEASGGTELIAGALVRMTQGWPAWAILTALMVVTMTLSDVLNNTATAIVAAPIGIQMATTLGVSPDPFLMAVAVAASSAFLTPIGHKNNTLILGPGGYSFGDYWRMGLPLEVLVVAVSIPLILVFWPL; this is encoded by the coding sequence GTGACATCGGAGCAGATCACGCTATTCGCGCTCTTCGGAGCGGTCTTCGGGCTGCTGCTCTGGGGGCGGTTCCGCTACGACCTGGTGGCCTTTGCCGCGCTGATGGCGGGCGTGGTGCTGGGAGTGGTGCCCTCGGAGCGGGCCTTCGAGGGCTTCGGGCATCCGGCGACGCTGGTGGTGGCGCTGGTGCTGGTGGTCTCGGCGGGGCTGGTGAACTCGGGCGCGGTGCTGCTCATCACCCGCACGCTGGTCAGCTCGTCGCGGCGGCTCGGCGGGCACATCGCCTTGATGGGGGGCGTGGGCGGCGTGCTTTCGGCCTTCATGAACAACGTGGCGGCGCTGGCGCTGCTGATGCCGGTCGATATCCAGACCGCCCGGAAGGCCGGGCGGTCGCCCGGGCTGAGCCTGATGCCGCTCAGCTTTGCCACCATCCTCGGCGGCATGGCCACGCTGATCGGAACGCCGCCCAATATCATCATCGCCGCGATCCGAGGAGACGCGCTGGGCGAGCCGTTCAGGATGTTCGACTTTGCCCCGGTGGGCGGGCTGACGGCGCTGGTGGGGCTGGCCTTTGTTGCGCTGGGCGGCTGGCGGCTGATTCCCTCCACGGGCGACGGCGCAGGCGCGGTGTCGGCCAGCGAGATGAAGAACTACATCGCCGAGCTGACCGTGCCGGAGGGGGCGAAGTTTGTCGGGCGCCGGGTGCGCGATGTGGAGGAGCTGGCGGCCAAGGCCGACGTGGGCGTGCTGGGGCTCGTGCGCGGTGGCAAGCGGCTCTACGGGGCGCAGCGGCTCACCCGGATCGAGCCCGAGGATGCGCTCGTGCTGGAGGCCGTGCCGGATGCGCTGGACGAGTTCCGCGCCTCTCATGCGCTGGTTTTCTCGGATGAGAAGCGCCGCGAGCTGCTGGCCGACGCGGGCGCGGGGCTGGGGCTGATCGAGGTGGTGGTGCCGGAGGATGCGCGGATCGCAGGGCGCTCGGCCCATGGCATCGGGCTGAGCTGGCGCCAGCGGACCATCCTGATGGGCATCTCGCGGCAGGGCAAACGGATCACCTCCCAGGTGCGCAAGGAAATCGTGAAGCCGGGCGACATCCTGCTGCTGCTGGCACCCAACGACCGGGTGGTGGAGGTGACCGACTGGATCGGCGCGCTGCCGCTGGCAGACCGGGGCCTGGCGGTGACGCAGGACAGCAAGACATGGCTCGCCATCGGGCTCTTTGCCGCTGCCGTGGCCGCGGCCTCCCTTGGGCTGATCTACCTGCCGGTGGCCTTGGGGATCGTGGTGGTGGGCTACGTGCTGACGAGGATTCTCACCCTGACGGAGCTATACGACCACATCGAGTGGCCGGTGGTGGTGCTGCTCGGCTCGATGATCCCGCTCGGCGCGGCGCTGGAGGCCTCGGGCGGCACCGAGCTGATCGCCGGGGCGCTGGTGCGGATGACGCAGGGATGGCCGGCCTGGGCGATCCTGACCGCGCTCATGGTGGTGACGATGACGCTCTCAGACGTGCTCAACAACACCGCCACGGCGATCGTGGCCGCGCCCATCGGCATCCAGATGGCCACCACGCTGGGGGTTTCGCCCGACCCGTTCCTGATGGCCGTCGCGGTGGCGGCCTCCTCGGCCTTTCTCACCCCGATCGGGCACAAGAACAACACGCTGATCCTCGGGCCGGGGGGCTACTCCTTTGGCGACTACTGGCGGATGGGATTGCCGCTGGAGGTGCTGGTGGTTGCCGTGTCGATCCCGTTGATCCTGGTGTTCTGGCCGCTGTAA
- a CDS encoding YebC/PmpR family DNA-binding transcriptional regulator, which produces MAGHSKWANIQHRKGRQDALRSKLFSKLAKEITVAAKMGDPDPDKNPRLRLAVKEAKSQSVPKDVIQRAIDKSQAAGGDDFKEIRYEGYGPGGVAVIVEAMTDNLNRTASTVRSTFGKHGGNLGETGSVSFMFDRKGQVTYPLSAGDEDTVMMAAIEAGAEDAEVTDEGHVIWCADTDLNEVSTALEAELGESETAKLVWRPTTTTELDLEGMQKLMRLIEVLEDDDDVQRVTTNFEVSDEVMEQLSA; this is translated from the coding sequence ATGGCCGGCCACTCAAAATGGGCGAACATCCAGCACCGCAAGGGCCGTCAGGATGCGCTGCGCTCCAAGCTCTTCTCCAAGCTCGCCAAGGAAATCACCGTGGCGGCCAAGATGGGCGACCCCGACCCCGACAAGAACCCCCGGCTCCGGCTGGCGGTGAAGGAAGCCAAGTCGCAATCGGTCCCGAAGGACGTGATCCAGCGCGCGATCGACAAGTCCCAGGCGGCGGGCGGCGACGACTTCAAGGAGATCCGCTACGAGGGCTACGGCCCCGGCGGCGTAGCGGTGATCGTCGAGGCGATGACCGACAACCTCAACCGCACCGCCTCGACCGTGCGCAGCACCTTCGGCAAGCACGGCGGCAACCTGGGCGAGACCGGCTCGGTCAGCTTCATGTTCGACCGCAAGGGCCAGGTCACCTACCCGCTCTCCGCCGGTGACGAGGACACGGTGATGATGGCCGCCATCGAGGCCGGCGCCGAGGATGCCGAGGTGACCGACGAGGGCCACGTCATCTGGTGCGCCGACACCGATCTCAACGAGGTCAGCACCGCGCTCGAGGCCGAGCTGGGCGAGAGCGAGACCGCCAAGCTGGTCTGGCGTCCCACCACCACCACCGAACTGGACCTCGAAGGCATGCAGAAGCTGATGCGCCTCATCGAGGTGCTCGAGGACGACGACGACGTGCAGCGGGTCACGACCAACTTCGAGGTCTCCGACGAGGTGATGGAACAGCTCTCCGCCTGA
- a CDS encoding tyrosine recombinase XerC, with protein MIAPSPALTEALELWLAQLRALDGRAENTLEAYRRDVSGFLAFLPQHKGQAIGLAGLASLTLPDMRAWMAHERAGGVGARSLARMLSAVKGFLGWIAEREGMEMSAPLSVRAPKYQRKLPRPVGRAAARDLIQTVSLQHPEPWVATRDVAVVTLLYGCGLRISEALALTGADAPLADVLRITGKGGKERIVPVLPIARQAVEDYRRDCPHRLEPAGPLFRSVRGKPLSRRAVAKVTEAARMQLGLPATCTPHALRHSFATHLLEAGGDLRTIQELLGHASLSTTQAYTAVDTARLMDVYDRAHPMGRKRA; from the coding sequence ATGATCGCCCCCTCTCCGGCGCTGACCGAGGCGCTGGAGCTGTGGCTCGCCCAGCTCCGGGCGCTCGATGGCCGGGCGGAGAACACGCTGGAGGCCTACCGCCGCGATGTTTCGGGCTTTCTGGCTTTCCTGCCACAGCACAAGGGCCAGGCCATCGGCCTCGCAGGGCTCGCCAGCCTCACCCTGCCCGACATGCGCGCTTGGATGGCCCATGAGCGCGCAGGCGGCGTTGGCGCGCGGTCGCTTGCGCGGATGCTCTCCGCCGTGAAGGGCTTTCTTGGCTGGATCGCGGAGCGCGAGGGCATGGAGATGTCCGCCCCGCTCTCGGTGCGCGCGCCCAAGTACCAGCGCAAGCTCCCGCGCCCCGTGGGGCGCGCCGCCGCCCGCGACCTGATCCAAACCGTCTCGCTCCAGCACCCCGAGCCCTGGGTCGCCACCCGCGACGTGGCCGTGGTCACCCTGCTCTACGGCTGCGGGCTGCGGATCTCCGAGGCGCTGGCGCTCACCGGGGCCGACGCACCGCTGGCCGATGTGCTGCGGATCACCGGCAAGGGCGGCAAGGAGCGGATCGTGCCGGTGCTGCCCATCGCCCGTCAGGCGGTGGAGGACTACCGCCGCGACTGTCCGCACCGGCTCGAGCCCGCCGGCCCGCTCTTCCGCTCGGTGCGGGGCAAGCCGCTCTCGCGCCGCGCCGTGGCCAAGGTAACCGAGGCCGCCCGGATGCAGCTCGGCCTGCCTGCCACCTGCACGCCCCACGCCCTGCGCCACAGCTTCGCCACCCACCTGCTGGAAGCGGGCGGCGACCTGCGCACGATCCAGGAGCTGCTCGGCCACGCCTCGCTCTCGACCACACAGGCCTATACCGCGGTCGACACCGCCCGGCTGATGGATGTCTATGATCGCGCGCACCCGATGGGGCGCAAGCGGGCGTGA
- the fsa gene encoding fructose-6-phosphate aldolase has product MKFFVDTAEIDAIAELNDLGMVDGVTTNPSLILKSGRDILEVTKEICAMVDGPVSAEVVATDAETMLEEGKKLAGIAENIAVKVPLTWAGLKTCKALSEQGTMVNVTLCFSANQALLAAKAGATFISPFIGRLDDLNLDGMDLIQDIRTIYDNYGFSTEILAASIRSVNHMKDAALIGADVATAPPGVIKQMANHVLTDKGLDQFVQDAAKAGIKIL; this is encoded by the coding sequence ATGAAATTCTTCGTAGATACCGCCGAGATCGACGCCATCGCCGAGCTGAACGACCTCGGCATGGTCGACGGGGTCACCACCAACCCATCGCTGATCCTGAAATCGGGCCGCGACATCCTCGAGGTCACCAAGGAGATCTGCGCCATGGTCGACGGCCCGGTCTCCGCCGAGGTGGTGGCGACCGACGCCGAAACCATGCTCGAAGAGGGCAAGAAGCTCGCCGGCATCGCCGAGAACATCGCGGTGAAGGTACCGCTCACCTGGGCCGGGCTGAAGACCTGCAAGGCGCTCTCCGAGCAGGGCACCATGGTCAACGTCACGCTCTGCTTCTCCGCCAACCAGGCGCTGCTCGCGGCCAAGGCCGGGGCCACCTTCATCTCCCCCTTCATCGGCCGGCTCGACGACCTCAACCTCGACGGGATGGACCTGATCCAGGACATCCGCACCATCTACGACAACTATGGCTTCTCCACCGAGATCCTCGCGGCCTCGATCCGTTCGGTGAACCACATGAAGGACGCCGCCCTGATCGGCGCCGATGTGGCCACCGCCCCTCCCGGCGTGATCAAGCAGATGGCCAACCACGTTCTGACCGACAAGGGCCTCGACCAGTTCGTGCAAGACGCCGCCAAGGCCGGCATCAAGATCCTCTGA
- a CDS encoding ferric reductase-like transmembrane domain-containing protein, producing the protein MRRTLPWLFVVALVAVPVGLAAGSPWLAYRGFAYITGGFAGILALCLLLAQPLLAAGYLPGLRGPRGRLWHRRAGVALLALAALHLAGLWVTSPPDTLDALLLRAPTPFSLWGFVSLWGIALTGVLVALRRHVPSRGWRWAHNALAALVVLATVLHAVQIEGAMELWSKWALCLAVLAATVAALVDLRLLRR; encoded by the coding sequence TTGCGTCGCACGCTCCCCTGGCTCTTCGTCGTGGCCCTTGTCGCCGTGCCGGTCGGCTTGGCCGCCGGCAGCCCCTGGCTTGCCTACCGCGGCTTCGCCTACATCACCGGCGGCTTCGCCGGCATCCTCGCGCTCTGCCTGCTTCTGGCCCAGCCCTTGCTGGCCGCCGGCTACCTCCCCGGCCTGCGCGGACCTCGCGGCCGCCTCTGGCACCGCCGCGCCGGGGTGGCGCTCCTGGCCCTTGCCGCGCTCCACCTCGCCGGCCTCTGGGTCACCAGCCCGCCCGACACGCTGGATGCCCTGCTCCTGCGCGCGCCGACGCCGTTTTCGCTCTGGGGCTTCGTTTCGCTCTGGGGCATCGCGCTGACCGGGGTGCTGGTCGCCCTGCGCAGGCACGTCCCGTCGCGCGGCTGGCGCTGGGCGCACAACGCGCTGGCCGCGCTGGTGGTCCTGGCCACCGTGCTCCACGCCGTCCAGATCGAAGGCGCGATGGAGCTCTGGTCGAAATGGGCACTCTGCCTTGCCGTGCTGGCCGCCACCGTGGCCGCCCTGGTCGACCTGCGCCTGCTCCGCCGCTAG
- a CDS encoding DUF484 family protein, whose product MSEAAEQLIGLRSMIISEPDMILEDRDIMHALIAANERSLGGNIVDLRGIAMERLEARLDRLEDTHRSVIAAAYENLAGTNQVHRAVLSMLEPGDFEEFLKNLGNEVAHILRVDCLKLVLESVQEGEDPAVKKLGEVLHVAPPGFVNDYLTMGRDKPVRPVTLRQTRPQFSVIYGAAAPNIHSEACLKLDFGEGRLPGLLVMGAEDPHQFRPSQGTDLLGFFAGVFERQMRRFLG is encoded by the coding sequence ATGAGCGAAGCGGCGGAGCAGCTGATCGGGCTGCGGTCCATGATCATTTCCGAACCAGACATGATCCTTGAGGATCGCGACATCATGCACGCGCTGATCGCGGCCAACGAAAGGTCGCTGGGCGGCAATATCGTCGACCTGCGCGGCATCGCGATGGAGCGGCTCGAAGCCCGGCTCGACCGGCTGGAGGATACCCACCGCTCCGTCATCGCCGCCGCCTATGAAAACCTCGCCGGCACCAACCAGGTGCATCGCGCGGTGCTCAGCATGCTGGAGCCCGGTGACTTCGAGGAATTCCTGAAGAACCTCGGCAACGAGGTCGCCCATATCCTCCGCGTCGACTGCCTGAAGCTGGTGCTCGAGAGCGTTCAGGAGGGCGAGGATCCCGCCGTCAAGAAGCTCGGCGAGGTGCTGCATGTCGCCCCTCCGGGCTTCGTGAACGACTACCTCACCATGGGCCGCGACAAGCCGGTGCGCCCGGTCACCCTGCGCCAGACCCGGCCGCAGTTCTCGGTGATCTATGGCGCCGCCGCACCCAACATCCACTCCGAAGCCTGCCTGAAACTCGACTTCGGCGAGGGCCGGCTGCCCGGCCTCCTGGTCATGGGCGCCGAGGATCCGCACCAGTTTCGCCCCTCCCAGGGCACCGATCTGCTGGGCTTCTTCGCCGGGGTGTTCGAGCGCCAGATGCGGCGCTTCCTGGGATGA
- a CDS encoding LysR family transcriptional regulator ArgP, with the protein MFTDPALLALHAVLRTGSFEGAAAALNVTPPAISQRIRKLEERMGTPLIRRTTPCEATETGARLYRHAEELGLLARALAADLGQPAAPATLRLAVNADSLATWFIEAMAGVEGLSFDLVVDDEGHSADWLRRGEVLAAISAQPGPVQGCDVHALGTLRYHATCAPAFAARHFPQGATAEALARAPCLNFSTKDRLQAQWMEAATGAQPAPPQHRLPATSAFIDAALAGLGWGLNPATLAAPHLASGRLVELKPGLTLDRPLYWLVSRLAAPALADLTRSVRRAAARHLAAAC; encoded by the coding sequence ATGTTCACCGATCCCGCCCTGCTCGCTCTTCACGCCGTGCTGCGGACCGGCAGCTTCGAGGGCGCCGCCGCGGCGCTGAACGTCACGCCCCCCGCCATTTCCCAGCGGATCCGCAAGCTGGAGGAGCGGATGGGCACGCCCCTGATCCGCCGCACCACGCCCTGCGAGGCCACCGAAACCGGCGCGCGCCTCTACCGCCACGCCGAGGAGCTGGGCCTGCTCGCCCGCGCGCTTGCCGCCGACCTCGGCCAACCCGCCGCCCCCGCCACCCTCCGCCTCGCGGTCAATGCCGACAGCCTCGCCACCTGGTTCATCGAGGCCATGGCCGGGGTGGAGGGCCTCAGCTTCGATCTCGTGGTGGATGACGAGGGCCATTCCGCCGACTGGTTGCGGCGCGGCGAGGTGCTGGCCGCCATCTCGGCGCAGCCCGGCCCGGTGCAGGGCTGCGACGTTCATGCCCTCGGAACGCTCCGCTACCACGCCACCTGCGCGCCCGCCTTCGCCGCGCGCCACTTTCCCCAGGGTGCCACGGCAGAGGCCCTTGCCCGCGCGCCCTGTCTGAACTTCTCGACCAAGGATCGCTTGCAGGCCCAGTGGATGGAGGCCGCCACCGGGGCCCAGCCCGCCCCGCCCCAGCACAGGCTGCCCGCCACATCGGCCTTCATAGACGCCGCCCTCGCCGGCCTGGGTTGGGGCCTGAACCCGGCGACACTCGCCGCGCCGCACCTCGCCTCGGGCCGCCTTGTCGAGCTGAAACCCGGCCTCACCCTCGACCGGCCGCTCTACTGGCTGGTCTCCCGCCTCGCCGCGCCCGCGCTCGCGGATCTCACCCGGTCGGTCAGGCGCGCCGCCGCCCGCCATCTCGCTGCGGCATGCTGA
- a CDS encoding twin-arginine translocation pathway signal translates to MLLQTRRSFLTAASASLAAVAMAQLPLGATAPARAAGFAPTRSMRGGANNYRPGAPMVEKLGNGFIVHGKVLRAGDGKPLEGLRIQIWAATTLGGEREPRNHGSTLTRADGSFALEMEQIVPNFGQPHAHLAYDDGAFETVFLRPVMPSPSDTSVRGDFVLAPA, encoded by the coding sequence ATGCTCCTCCAGACCCGCCGCAGCTTTCTGACCGCCGCTTCCGCCAGCCTCGCCGCCGTGGCGATGGCGCAGCTTCCGCTCGGGGCCACCGCCCCGGCCCGCGCCGCAGGCTTTGCCCCGACCCGCTCCATGCGCGGCGGCGCCAACAATTATCGCCCCGGTGCCCCGATGGTGGAGAAGCTGGGCAACGGTTTCATCGTCCACGGCAAGGTGCTCCGCGCCGGTGACGGCAAGCCGCTCGAGGGCCTGCGCATCCAGATCTGGGCCGCTACCACCCTGGGCGGCGAGCGCGAGCCGCGCAACCACGGCTCCACCCTGACCCGGGCCGATGGCAGCTTTGCCCTCGAGATGGAGCAGATCGTGCCCAACTTCGGCCAGCCTCACGCCCACCTCGCCTATGATGACGGTGCCTTCGAAACGGTCTTCCTGCGCCCCGTCATGCCGAGCCCGTCAGATACCTCGGTGCGTGGCGACTTCGTCCTTGCCCCTGCCTGA
- a CDS encoding CDP-alcohol phosphatidyltransferase family protein has translation MSDRFKAYGVHLFTATGAALAMLAMLAAVQGDWPVMFLWLLAAFAVDGIDGPLARKYNVTIHAPIIDGALLDLIIDFLTYVFIPAYALYGSELLPSPWGALCALGICFSSVLYFSDTRMKLTDKSFRGFPGCWNLAVLVLMAMHPAPWIIVVTCAVLAAAMFLPLKFVHPTRTRRWRKITLPVSVIWVALAVIAAWQSFEQQPWLSWSLGLTTLWISFAGILQQVIPERRAG, from the coding sequence ATGTCGGATCGGTTCAAGGCCTACGGGGTCCACCTCTTCACCGCCACGGGGGCAGCGCTTGCGATGCTGGCGATGCTGGCGGCCGTCCAGGGCGACTGGCCGGTCATGTTTCTGTGGCTGCTGGCGGCCTTCGCGGTCGACGGCATCGATGGGCCGCTGGCCCGCAAGTACAACGTTACGATTCATGCCCCCATCATCGACGGGGCGCTGCTCGATCTGATCATCGACTTTCTGACCTACGTCTTCATCCCCGCCTACGCGCTCTACGGCTCCGAGCTGCTGCCTTCGCCCTGGGGGGCGCTCTGCGCACTCGGAATCTGCTTCTCCTCGGTGCTCTACTTCTCCGACACCCGGATGAAGCTCACCGACAAGTCCTTCCGGGGATTTCCCGGCTGCTGGAACCTCGCGGTGCTGGTGTTGATGGCCATGCACCCCGCGCCGTGGATCATCGTCGTCACCTGCGCGGTGCTTGCGGCGGCCATGTTCCTGCCGCTGAAGTTCGTCCACCCGACGCGGACCAGGCGCTGGCGCAAAATCACCCTGCCGGTCTCTGTGATCTGGGTCGCGCTGGCCGTCATCGCCGCCTGGCAGAGCTTCGAGCAGCAGCCCTGGCTGTCGTGGTCACTGGGGCTGACCACGCTCTGGATCAGCTTTGCCGGCATCCTCCAGCAGGTCATCCCCGAGCGCCGCGCCGGCTGA
- a CDS encoding primosomal protein N', translating into MSANGIFQAGEAVAVLTTQPLGGTLDYAAPEGGVAEGAFVVVPLGPRRVMGVVWGPGEGGFDRSRLRRVAEVLDVAPMGAGMREFLTRAGAYTLTDMHQMLRMATRAPGLTTPPGLRKVYRPGAGEVDRMTPARERVLGVLEEHGGLSFTLGELAEIAGVSTGVVKGLVKLGAVSEELAPRDVPYPALDPGYGGKALNEEQAVAAAALRAGVASRDYGTTLLKGVTGSGKTEVYLEAVAECLAQGRQALVLLPEIALTQEFLARVEARFGARPAEWHHGVTVTERRRCWKMVGEGGAQLVVGARSALFLPFRELGLIVIDEEHDGSYKQEDGVTYSARDMGVLRASIEGAQVVLASATPSLESWANAEAGKYARVELASRFGAAVLPQMRAIDMRTEGLPGDRWVSPTLQGLVRDRMEKGEQALLFLNRRGYAPVTICRACGHQVACPDCDARMVEHRFLRRLMCHQCGHTEPVPETCPSCDVEGKLAPVGPGVERLAEEVTALFPQARVAVLSSDLFGSARALKVAVEGIAAGAADIVIGTQMVAKGHNFPLLTLVGVIDADLGLQGSDLRAAEKTFQLMRQVAGRAGRAEAPGLAVLQSYQPEHPVIRAILSGEEEAFWRAEAEERKAAGVPPYGRLVGIVLSSPELEDVNALGMAMARRAEPLRAIGAQVFGPAPAPIARIRGRHRVRLLVKAGKAAPVQGAVTAWLAQFDWPARVRVQVDVDPLSFF; encoded by the coding sequence GTGAGCGCTAACGGCATCTTTCAGGCGGGCGAGGCGGTCGCGGTGCTGACGACTCAGCCGCTGGGGGGCACGCTGGACTATGCCGCGCCCGAGGGCGGCGTGGCGGAGGGCGCCTTCGTGGTGGTGCCGCTCGGGCCGCGCCGGGTGATGGGTGTGGTCTGGGGGCCTGGGGAGGGCGGGTTCGACCGGTCCAGGCTGCGGCGCGTGGCGGAGGTGCTCGACGTGGCGCCGATGGGTGCGGGGATGCGGGAGTTCCTGACCCGCGCCGGGGCCTACACGCTCACCGACATGCACCAGATGCTGCGCATGGCGACCCGGGCGCCCGGGCTCACCACGCCGCCGGGGCTGCGCAAGGTTTACCGGCCCGGCGCGGGCGAGGTGGACCGGATGACCCCGGCGCGGGAGCGGGTGCTGGGGGTGCTGGAGGAGCATGGCGGGCTGTCCTTCACCCTGGGCGAGCTGGCGGAGATTGCCGGGGTCTCGACCGGGGTGGTGAAGGGATTGGTGAAGCTGGGCGCGGTGAGCGAAGAGCTTGCGCCGCGCGACGTGCCCTACCCGGCGCTGGACCCGGGATATGGCGGCAAGGCGCTGAACGAGGAGCAGGCGGTGGCGGCTGCGGCGCTGCGGGCAGGCGTGGCCTCGCGGGACTACGGCACCACGCTGCTCAAGGGGGTGACGGGCTCGGGCAAGACCGAGGTTTACCTGGAGGCGGTGGCGGAGTGCCTGGCGCAGGGGCGGCAGGCGCTGGTGCTGCTGCCGGAGATCGCGCTGACGCAGGAGTTTCTGGCCCGGGTCGAGGCACGCTTCGGGGCGCGGCCGGCGGAATGGCACCACGGGGTGACGGTCACCGAGCGGCGGCGGTGCTGGAAGATGGTGGGCGAGGGCGGGGCGCAGTTGGTGGTGGGCGCGCGCTCGGCGCTGTTCCTGCCGTTCCGCGAACTGGGGCTCATCGTGATCGACGAGGAGCATGACGGCTCCTACAAGCAGGAGGACGGCGTCACTTATTCGGCGCGCGACATGGGGGTGCTGCGGGCGAGCATCGAGGGCGCGCAGGTGGTGCTGGCCTCGGCCACGCCCTCGCTGGAGAGCTGGGCCAACGCCGAGGCGGGCAAATACGCGCGGGTGGAGCTGGCCTCGCGGTTCGGCGCCGCCGTGCTGCCCCAGATGCGCGCGATCGACATGCGGACGGAGGGGTTGCCCGGCGACAGGTGGGTGTCTCCGACCCTGCAGGGCCTGGTGCGCGACCGGATGGAGAAGGGAGAACAGGCGCTGCTCTTCCTCAACCGGCGAGGCTATGCGCCGGTGACGATCTGCCGGGCCTGCGGGCACCAGGTGGCCTGTCCGGACTGCGATGCGCGGATGGTCGAGCACCGGTTCCTGCGCCGCCTGATGTGCCACCAGTGCGGCCACACCGAGCCCGTGCCCGAGACCTGCCCGAGCTGCGACGTGGAGGGCAAGCTGGCCCCGGTGGGGCCGGGGGTGGAGCGGCTGGCGGAGGAGGTGACGGCGCTGTTTCCGCAGGCGCGGGTGGCGGTGCTGTCGTCGGACCTGTTCGGCTCTGCGCGGGCGTTGAAGGTGGCGGTGGAGGGCATCGCCGCAGGGGCGGCGGATATCGTGATCGGCACGCAGATGGTGGCCAAGGGGCACAACTTTCCGCTGCTGACGCTGGTGGGGGTGATCGACGCCGACCTCGGGCTGCAGGGCAGCGACCTGCGGGCGGCGGAAAAGACCTTTCAGCTGATGCGGCAAGTGGCGGGGCGGGCCGGGCGCGCCGAGGCGCCGGGGCTGGCGGTCTTGCAGAGCTACCAGCCGGAGCACCCGGTGATCCGCGCGATCCTGAGCGGCGAGGAAGAGGCCTTCTGGCGGGCCGAAGCGGAGGAGCGCAAGGCCGCAGGCGTGCCGCCCTATGGCCGGCTGGTGGGGATCGTGCTGAGCTCGCCGGAGTTGGAGGACGTGAACGCGCTGGGCATGGCCATGGCGCGGCGGGCGGAGCCGCTCAGGGCGATCGGGGCGCAGGTCTTCGGGCCTGCGCCTGCGCCGATCGCCCGGATCCGGGGGCGGCACCGGGTGCGGCTGCTGGTGAAGGCCGGGAAGGCGGCGCCGGTGCAGGGGGCGGTGACGGCCTGGCTGGCGCAGTTCGACTGGCCCGCGCGGGTGCGGGTGCAGGTGGACGTGGATCCGTTGAGCTTTTTCTGA
- a CDS encoding methylated-DNA--[protein]-cysteine S-methyltransferase: MTTLALSTPVGRMVLTEEDGAITRVAWSRDAAGDGSPLLREAERQIGAYFAGEREGFDLPLRVRAAPLVVQVCEEIAAIPFGHTRTYGEIARSLGTAAQPVGAACGANPIPLIIPCHRVLGASGLGGFSGGVGVETKVALLKHEGAASLLI, translated from the coding sequence CCACCCCGGTCGGCCGCATGGTGCTGACCGAGGAGGACGGGGCGATCACGCGGGTCGCCTGGAGCCGGGATGCGGCGGGTGACGGCTCGCCGCTCTTGCGTGAGGCGGAGCGCCAGATCGGCGCGTATTTCGCCGGAGAGCGCGAGGGGTTCGACCTGCCGCTGAGGGTAAGGGCGGCGCCCTTGGTGGTGCAGGTCTGCGAAGAGATTGCCGCAATTCCCTTTGGCCATACCCGCACCTACGGTGAGATCGCGCGGTCGCTGGGCACCGCGGCGCAGCCCGTGGGCGCGGCCTGCGGGGCCAATCCGATACCGCTCATCATTCCCTGCCACAGGGTGCTGGGCGCCAGCGGTCTTGGCGGGTTTTCGGGCGGCGTGGGGGTGGAAACCAAGGTGGCCTTGCTCAAGCACGAAGGCGCGGCGAGCCTTCTGATCTAG